The following proteins come from a genomic window of Anopheles ziemanni chromosome 3, idAnoZiCoDA_A2_x.2, whole genome shotgun sequence:
- the LOC131287199 gene encoding venom serine protease-like, producing the protein MLLALLGTVAAQYGTCDYIYNYNSGQTSTIESPKFPNYYTPGTKCRYTVNAPVGHYLYVQCYDMYLPASTGCYYDKLSVSLSGDSTLADAQQRCGTTTFNVQTSYNKLVVALLGSASTSGGRFKCQITALKIPCDCGRRKTRTIVGGTPTQANEFPMMAALLDSVSKKLFCGATIVTERFVLTAAHCLLGRVVSTTGILVGDQNIASSTDTPYSQVLLVSTFISNPGYNDTTRVNDIALVRTTNEIVFNPGVGRVCLPFRLSSSLFTGTRVSALGWGTIDFGAPTSSELLQTSLTVIAQGECSTKLSRTIQSSQICTFAAGNDTCQNDSGGPLYYTDPNNQLVYDVGVVGFGVACASNFPSVNARVTSYLDWIASTTGYTFCER; encoded by the exons ATGTTGCTGGCGTTGTTGGGCACCGTAGCAGCGCAGTACGGTACGTGCGACTACATTTACAACTACAACAGTGGTCAGACGAGTACGATCGAGTCGCCGAAATTTCCGAATTACTATACTCCGGGAACGAAGTGCCGCTACACGGTGAATGCCCCCGTCGGACACTATCTGTATGTGCAGTGCTATGATATGTACCTCCCGGCAAGCACCGGATGCTACTACGATAAGCTGTCCGTGTCGCTGAGTGGTGATTCCACATTGGCCGATGCACAGCAGCGCTGCGGAACGACCACCTTCAACGTGCAGACGTCGTACAATAAGTTGGTGGTGGCCCTGCTCGGGAGCGCCAGTACCAGCGGAGGTCGCTTCAAATGTCAGATAACTGCTTTAAAAATCCCTTGTGACTGTGGTCGCCGAAAAACG CGTACGATCGTTGGAGGAACACCGACCCAGGCTAACGAGTTCCCTATGATGGCGGCCTTGTTAGATAGCGTCTCAAAGAAGCTGTTCTGTGGAGCCACTATTG TAACTGAGCGGTTTGTGCTGACTGCTGCTCACTGCCTGCTGGGAAGAGTGGTTTCAACGACGGGAATTCTGGTAGGCGATCAGAATATCGCTTCGTCCACTGACACGCCGTACTCTCAGGTGTTGCTTGTTTCCACCTTCATCTCGAACCCAGGCTACAACGATACCACTCGAGTCAACGACATCGCGCTTGTGCGGACCACGAACGAGATCGTCTTCAACCCGGGTGTCGGACGCGTTTGTCTACCGTTCCGCCTCAGCTCGAGCCTGTTCACGGGAACCCGCGTGAGTGCGCTCGGTTGGGGAACGATCGATTTCGGTGCGCCAACCTCGTCGGAATTACTGCAGACATCGCTGACGGTCATTGCACAAGGCGAGTGTTCGACGAAGCTCTCGCGAACGATCCAGTCGTCTCAGATATGCACGTTCGCGGCGGGAAACGACACCTGTCAGAATGACTCCGGCGGTCCGCTGTACTATACCGATCCAAACAATCAGCTGGTGTACGATGTTGGCGTGGTTGGGTTCGGAGTTGCCTGCGCGTCCAACTTTCCGAGCGTCAACGCAAGAGTAACTTCGTATTTGGATTGGATCGCCTCCACCACGGGTTACACGTTCTGCGAACGATAG